A segment of the Synechococcus sp. CBW1002 genome:
CCTTTGTGGTGCTGGGCTGCGGCCGCGATCGCGGCACCCTGGAGCGTTTTCTGGCGGTGCTGCTGCCCCTGCGACAGCAGTGGCCGGCGGCTGAGGGGCTTTGGGTGGGCCCGGTGGCGCCGTTGCTGCCGCTGCCAGGCTTGCACTGCCTGCCGCGGCTCGACATCGAGGCGGCACTGCAGCGGGCCGCTGCTTTTGTGCTCAGCACCGGCGGGCGATCCAATCCCGGCGAGAGCTACGGGCTGGTGGCGGCCGACGCGGTGCGGCAGGCGGTGCCCGTGATCGATTTCGGCCAGCCGCTGGGCCTGCGGGAGTGGCTGCCGGGCTATCCGGAAGGGTGCCGGCTGCGGGAGCCGGCCGAGGCCGTGGCCCTGCTGCTGGAGCTGGCGGCAGATGGGGCACGAGCCAGGGCCCTGCGCCAGAAACTCGCCGAGCAGGCCCGCGTCTTCCGTTCCCGCGACGATCAAGCCTGGCGGGCGGGCGTGGACGCGGTGGTGGAGCTTCTGGAGGCAGCGTTCAAAGGTGCCAGATGCACGCAATAGCGCTCAGATTCTCAGAAACGCCAGAATCTATCAGAACCGAATATTGATCATCGAACGCAGATACAGCAGCGGGCGGGTGGTGATCGCATCGCCCATGTCGCACTCGCGGCAGGCAGGGATGTTGACGTTCTTGCCGTAATCGCTGTTCTGGATCAGGTTGCCGATGCCGGGGGTGATGGTCCAACCCCACTCGCGGATCGGCTGCCAGCTGACCGATACATTCAGATTGCGACCGGTCCATTCGGTGATCAGGTTGAGCTGATCGGTCACGGCCAGGGCGACGGAGCCGATCGGATAGAACCTGCCCCATTCGGTGCCCTTGAGAAAGGCATCACGGGTTTTCTCAGGGGAGCAGGCGGTGAACCAGCAGCCGGCATCCTTGGCACTCTGGATCTGGGCGCTGATCACCTGATCAAGCGGGCGGAACTGGCCGTTGCCGGCACCCACGGTGAGGTAAAGATCGGGGAACCAGCGGATGCCGTCGTCGAAGGGATCGGTGGGCGGTGGCTTGAGCGGAATGCGGTGGGAGATCACGCCGAAGGCGCTCTTGGGGCGATCGGCAGCCTTGTTCCCGGAGCCGCCCCAGCGAATCAGGCCTTCGGCGCCGAGCTTGATGGCAGTGTTGGGGCCAAGGTTGCGGCTGATGGCGAAGCCGGTCTGGTTGCCGTTGAGGAAGTCACCCCGTTCTCCGGCGCGGATCGTGTTCTGGGTGAACTGGGTGACCAGCACCGAAACGGCCCGGGTGGGATCACCGAATCCGATGTAGGAATCCAGCACGGCCTCGCCGACGTCGCGGATTGATTCGGAGGTGATGGTGGGGTAGTTGATGCACTGCTTCGATTCAATTGTGCAATCGGAGCCTGAAAAGCCGACGCCGGCCATGAATCCCTTGGGCCCGAAGGCCATCGGCACGATCGTGCTGATCGAGGGATACCAGCGATCCCCGCGGTAGAGATCGCGGAAGCCGCCGTAGGTGGGCAGGGTGGGGGCTGCGGCCACGGGGATGGGCTCCGGTTCCGGTTCACCGGCGATCGAGCCATCGGGCAGCACCTCGATGTGTTCGCCAGCCGCCACCGGCTGCCAAGCCGGAGCGGCGGGCGACGCTGATCCAGCTGGAGTTGCTGCTGTGTCAGGCGTTGGGGTGCCTGCGGCCTTGGGCGCCACCGGCACGGCTTCCCAGCGCAGGCCGGTCGACACGGGAGGAGGAGGGCCGGGCAATGGCTGCCAGACCAGCTGAGCCTGGGAGGGCAGGTCGAGGCCGAGGGTACTCAGACCAAGCGAGCTCAGACCCAGCTGCAGGATTCGCTGGAATACGCAGGTCTTTGGCTGCATCTCAGTACCCCACCGGTGCCCCATCTCAGCGATCGATCCAGCTGATTAGCCGCTGGCCGACGCGGCGCAGGGAGCGGCCAGGGGCGCGCTGCGTGCTCCTGGAGGTGGCTTCCCCCTCTTCCCCTTCGGCAGCAGACGCGGCGGCGCCGTAGTAGGCCGCGGCGGTGAGGGTGTCGTAGCCGCCATAGCCGTAACGCCCATAGCCGTAACGCCCGTAGCCATAGCCGTAGCGGCTGCCGGCCTCGCTGCGCTGCTTCACGGCGTTGGTCACCAGGCCCAGCAGCGGCACACCGGCACTGCGGATGCGGGCCATCGCTTCACGGGGAAGGTCGCGATCCACCTTCTCGAGGCTGACCAGCAGCAGCAGGCCATCGAGATGTTCCGCCACCAGGGCGGCATCGGCCAGGCCCAGCACCGGCGGGGTGTCGTAAAGGATCAGATCGAAGCGATCCGAGGCGGCCAGGTCTGTGATCAGCTGGCGCATGCGGGCGGAGCTGAGCAGGCGAGCCGGATCGGGGGGGCGGCGGCCCGCCGTGATCACCTGCCAGTTGTCGTGGCCCGGCACCGGTTGGAGCAGGGAGCTCCAGTCGGCGGTGTCGCCGGTGAGCAGATGGCTGAGGCCGAGCAGGTTGTCGAGCCCGAGGCGGGTGTGCAGCTGGGGCTTGCGCAGATCGGCATCCACCAGCAGCACCCGCTGGCCCAGCTCGGCCAGGGTCTTGGCGAGCAGCACGTTCACCAGACTCTTGCCTTCGGCCGGCAGGGAACTGGTAAGGGCGAGGGAGCGCAGCGGTTGGTCGGTGTTGAGGAAGCGGAGGCTGGTGAAGAGGTTGCGGAAGGCCTCCTGGTAGAAGAAGCGCTGATAGCCGAGCTGCTTGCTGTCAGCGGCGCCCTTTGCGGCTGGGGCTGCTGCAGCGGATGGGCTGGCGGCGGAGCCCGTGGCGCTGGCCGGAACGATTTCCTCGAGCATGAAGTGGCTGTCTTCGCGCACGCCGCGGAACAGGGGGATGTGGGGGATGTGGGCCAGGAGGGGCTCCTGGAGGGTCTCCTTCACCTCGGCCGGGCTGCGGTAGACATGATCGAGGCGGTCGCGCAGCACTCCCACGCCCGCTCCGGCGGCGGCGGCCAGCAGGGCGGCCTGCAGCAGACCCTTGGACAGGGAGGGCTCAACGGGAACCGGATTCATGCGGGCCGGAGCGATCACCCGCCAGGGAACGGTGCGCTGGGCCAGCTCCAGCCGGAAAGTGGAGCGGGTGCTGCTGAGGCCGCTGAGGTTGTCGAGGGCGAGCTGCAGCCGCTGCTCCAGTTCCTCGTACTCACGGATCAGCTGGGGCTGGCGGCGGAAGGTGCCGGTGAGGGCCGCCAGCTGGCTCTGGTTGGCAACGCTGGCCTGCCGGTTGAGGGCCAGGGCCGCATCCACCGCCTCCAGCTGGCTGCTGCGCACCTTGCGGTTGAGCCCTTCGCGCCGGGCCTGGAGGCCCTGCACTCGATCCGACTGGGGGGTGAAGCGGGCGCGGGCCTCGGCCAGCTCCTGATCGAGTTGCTGGAGCTGGTCGAGCCAGGGCTGGCTGCTGGCGGCAACCGAAAGGCCATTGCCCGAACTGCCGCTGCTGGTGCTGCTGCTCATGCTGCCGTTGGAATCGCCGGAGCCGCCGGCGCCGATCGCTTCCTGAAAACCCTGGGCGGTGAGGGTGCCGTTGCGGATGGCCTGGCTGGCCTTCAGCAGCCGGTTGCGTTGATCTTCGAGGCTGCGACCGTGAGCCTGAAGGGTAAGCATCTCCTGCTTGATCGCCTCGCCTTCGGCGGTGGGTTCGATCAGGTCGTGGCGCACGCGGAAGGCCGCCCGCTCGGCCTGGAGACGATCGGCAGTGCTCTGGAGGGCTGGAGCCTGGAGGTCAAGAAAGCGAAGGCCTTCCTGGAGCTGCTCCTGGCGTTGGTCGAGGGAATACTGCATATAACGGTTGGCCAGTTCCTCCAGAAGCGTCTGGTCCTGGGCGGGATCACCGCCTCTGAGAGTGACTCTGAGAACCCCTTGGGCGACATTGGAACGATCGCGGGTGCCGCTGCCACCGTTGGTTACGCTGATGCGTTGACCCAGAGACTGGGTGGAGAGACCACGTCTTTCAGCCAGCTCCTTCAGGAGAAGGGGACTGCGCAACACCTCGATCAGGGTAGGCGTGTCGTTGGACGTGGTATTGAGGGCGAGGGCCTGAAAGGTGGAGGCGGTGCCCAAATCCCGGCCGGAAGACTGATCATTCTCGTTGCTGACCGGGTCGGTGATCAGCAGATCGAAAGAGCCCTCGAAGACCGGGAACAGCAGCCGCTGCCGCACGGAGAGGCCGGCGGCGATCAGAAACACCATGGCGCTGGTGAGCAGCACCAGGCGGTGGCGGCGCCGCAGGGCGGCAAAGATCTCGCGGAGATTGAGGGCTTCGCGGCCATTGTCTACCAGGCTCTCACCAAGCGGCACCAGGGGAAACCCCTGGGGAATGGAGAGGGTGGGCGAGGTGCCGCGGGAGGTCAGGTTGGTCATGGCAGCCAGCCTGGCCAGGTCTGCCGAAGAGTAGGCAGCCCCCTGGCCGCGGCTAGACGGCCATGGGACACTTTCTGCAGTTTCTACCTCGACCCGTGCGCGGCATAGCCCTGGCTCTGGCGATCGCGACGGGCCTGAGTCATCCTGACTCGGTGCTGGCGCAGGCCGCTGATCGGCTTGAACAACCTGCCCCGCAGGCCAATCTGCAAGACGATGCCTACATCCTCGGCCCTGGCGATGGCCTGGAGCTGAAGCTGTTCGATGTGCCGGATCTGTCCGGTCCGCTCGATGTGCTCAACGACGGCACCGTGAGCCTGCCGCTGGTGGGCAGTGCGCGGGTGGTGGGGCTCACCCTGTCGCAGGCGCACCAGTGGCTGCTCACCCTGTACCGGGCCCAGCTGCAGCGGCCGGAGCTGCAGCTGCAGGTGGTGCGGCCGCGCCCCCTGCGGATTGCGGTGGTGGGTGAGGTGGAGCGGCCGGGGGTGTACACCCTCACCACCAGTGAAACCTCCCAGACCGAAGGGGCGCCGGCCGCGATCAGCGGCCTGCCCACGGTGGTGGATGCGATCCAGAAGGCCGGCGGCATCACCCTCCATGCCGACCTGCGCCAGGTGGCGCTGCAGCGGCGGCTGCCGGGGGAGACACCCAGCTTCAAGCGGGCCTCGCTGAACCTGATGGATCTGCTGATGGCCGGCGATCTGCTGCAGAACCCGCTGCTGTTTGATGGCGACACGATCCGGGTGCCGAAGGCGCAGGAGCCGGTGCCGGAATCGATCGAGCTGGCGGCCACCAACCTGTCGCCTCAGCAGATCAACGTGAATGTGATCGGTGAGGTGAAGAGCCCGGGCCGGATCCCGCTGCCGGCCAACACGCCCCTGGTGCAGGCGGTGCTGGCGGCGGGGGGGCTGGAGACCTGGCGAGGCAAGAAGAGCGACATCCAGCTGGTGCGGCTGAATCGCAACGGCACCGCCACCCGTGAGCGTTTCAACCTGGATCTGAGCCAGGGCGCCTCGAATCCGAAGAACCCGCCCCTGCGCGACAACGACACCGTGATCGTGAGCCGCAGCTCCCTGGCGGTGCTCTCCGATGCGATCGGCGCGGTGAGCACGCCGGTGTCGGGGCTGGTGAATGTGTGGAGCCTGTTCCGGCTGATCTCCGATACCAACAACTGAGTGGGGCAACCGAGTGGGGCCAATCACCGGCCGGTTTCGGCTCACCTGGGCGTTGCGCGAGGAGCTGGCGATCGGGCCGGGGCCCTGGGCGGATCGCCATCTGCTGCGGCTGCGGCAGGAGGGGATCCGTGGCGTGCTCAGCCTCTGCGCCTGGGAGGAGCTGCCGCCGCCGGCCGGGCTGCGTGAGCAGTTCCACACCCGGCGGGTGGTGCTGCCGGATCACCGCAGTGGCCGCTGGCCACGGCCGGAGGAGCTGGAGCAGGCCCTGGCGGCCCTGGCCGACCTGGCGGAGCTGGGGCCGGTGTTTGTGCACTGTGTGGCGGCCCGGGAGCGCTCGCCGCTGGTGTGTCTGGCCTGGCTGATGCGGCACAGGGGCCTGAGCCTGCAGCAGGGGCTGGATTACCTGCTGCAGGTGCACCCGGGAACCAGCCCGCTGCCGCAGCAGTTGCGGGCCCTCACCGGCCTTTTTGAGGCGTGATCGCTAGGAGTTTGTCGCCCGAAACCAGCAGCGCCAGCGAGCACAAGAACTTGCTGAGCCAATGGTCTTGGTTACCGGCATCTCAATGCCGGTGATTCCGGCCAATCTTCGGTTGCCGCACTGGCAGCCAGAGGGGCTGTCCCCTCAAGCTGCCAGTGCTGCTTTGAACCTGAACAACTTGTTGATGTTGTGGGTCAGGCACCAGAGCGCCCATTCACCGTTCACGTTGTCCAGGCCGCGCAGGAGAAAGCGGCGCAGTCCACGGCATTCCTTGGTCTGACCAAAGACGGGCTCCACGATCGTCTTGCGCCTGGCGTAGATCTCGCGTCCTTTCTTGCAGCGCAGCTTGCGGTTCATCCGGCCCTTGGCATCCAGGTTTTTGGGGATGGGGCCACGGGTTGGTGCTGGCGGCTGGCCGTGCTTCTCCCTGCCGGTCGCGATGTGGGGATCGACCCCCCGTGCCGCGCAGGCCTCGGCGTTGGCCTCGCTCCAGTAGCCGGCATCCGCGATCAACGTTTTCGGGAGCTGAGCGGTGTTGGCAATGGTGCGCTCAAGCAACGGTTCGAGATGCTCCACATCAGGCGGCTGGTTGCTGACGCCGATGGCCACGATCACCTGGTAATCCCCATCCACGGCTGCTTGGCAGTTGTAGCCCTGAATCCAGTTCCCATCACTCTTCATGATGTGGCTGGCTGGATCAGTGTAGGCGCAGCCTTCCGCGCAGCGGTGATTGCGCTGGCTGCCTTTTGTCGGTGTGCCGCAAGCCTTGTGCGCCAGGCCGCGATGGGGCATCTGATCGGCGGCCAGCGGCTCAAGATCAGGTGGTCCCAGGCCCGCCTCGTTGGCCTTGGCGATCGCCAGATCTTTTGCCGCAGCTGCCTTCTCGACTACGCGATCGGCTGTCTTGCTGCATTCTTGCCGTTGCTGCTCGGGCCCCTCTTCCGCGGCCTTCGCTGCCGCTGCCGCCTGCTCCTGCCGTTCCCGTGCAGCGGCAGCCGCGGTTTCAGCCTCCAGTTCCCGGCGAGCTTGGCGGATCCTCTCCAGCCGGTCTTCTCGGCGGCTCAGTGCCTCAGGCAGGTCGCTGCCGCGTTTGCCCTTGCCGTAGCGGCCATCCTCCTGGGCGTCGAGGATCTCGGCCTTGCGCAGCAGCTCCCTGATCTCCTGCTCCAACTGCTCCTCGGATTTGAGCATCCGCTGGTGGCTCATGGCCATTGATGATTTCGGGACCCCACCAGCGCGGGCCTGACCCTGCTCATGGCGGACCTTCTCCAGTTTGGGGTGGTGTCTTTCACAAGACCTGTCGGTCCGTGCGGTGGGGCAACCAGCCGGGAAGTCCCGTGACCTCATAGGAGTCCGACGTTCCCGTCCCGTCAATGGCCTGTCCGTCTGCCCGGTTGGTTGCACCCCCTCCCGTCCCCAGCAGTCATGAGCGCAGCGACAGCACATGCCCCCGAGATCAGCACTGGCCACGATGTGGTGGTCGGCATTGACACCCACAAACTCACGCACATGGCGGTGGCCCTGGGCGCCAATGGCGGCTGGCTGGGCAGCCTCAAGCTGGATGCCAAACGCAGTGGCTACCAGGAGCTGATCCGCTGGGCCGCAGCATTCGGCTCCAACCCGGTATTCGCCGTGGAGGGAACCGGTTGCTACGGCGCCGGGCTCTGCCGCGCCCTGCAGGCCGCAGGGATGGCAGTGGTAGAAGTGAACCGGCCGGATCGCTCCACGCGGCGGCGCATCGGTAAGGACGACACCATCGATGCGGAGGCCGCAGCACGGGCCTGTATCGCCGGAACGGCCAGCGTCATCCCCAAGGCGGGCGACGCTTTGGTGGAGATGATCCGCATGCTCAAGGTGGCCAAGGATTCGGCCACCGCGAACCGCACCGCAGCCCTCAATCAGCTGCACGCCATCGTGGTGACGGCGCCGGCAGCGTTGCGGGAACGGCTGCAGCGGCTCAAGAGAAAGGAGCTGCTCGAAAGCTGCACAGGCCTGCGTTCTGGCGAGATCACCACCCCTCAGGCGGCCGCCAAGATGACCCTGCGCATCCTGGCGCGCCGCATCCAGCAGCTGGATGAGGAGCTCAAGGAAACCGTCACGCAGCTGGATCGACTGACCATGCAGCTGTGCCCCGAGCTGCGGAACACCTACGGCGTGGGTGTGGACATCAGTGCCACCCTCGTTGTGGCAGTTGGCGACAACCAGGAACGGATGAAATCCGAGGCGTCATTCGCTGCCCTCTGTGGCGTCAATCCACTGCCCGCCAGTTCGGGCAAGGTGGTGCGGCACCGGCTGAACCGCAGCGGCAACCGCCAGGCCAACTGCGCCCTGCACCGCATCGTGATCTGCCGGCTGCAGCGGCATCAGCAGACCCGGGAGTACGTCGAACGACGCACGGCAGAAGGACGCTCGATGAAGGAGATCATCCGCTGCCTCAAGCGGTTCGTCGCCCGCGAGGTGTTCGGCATCCTGCGCGGCGGTCCCGCCGTTCGCACCGCAACGGCCTGATCGCCAGCAGGATTGCTCCAGTAGCCCAGGCTCCTGGCAGATCCGTTGCCTGCCGTGGGGCGGCAGGCAACGGATCTGCCAGAACGAGAGCCGGCCGGTGGTTCACTCCTCCACGGGGATCAGCACGTCGAGCACCTCGGACAGCAACGCCTGGCCAGGCTTCTCCGGCACGACCAGCACGACGGCTTTGGCCTCGCTCACGTCGCTGTCGTCGGCCATGGCCTCGCCATCGGCCTCCCAGGTCTCCAGTGCCGCATCCAGCCAGCGGGCCTTTGTCTCCAGGAAGGCGATGGCATCGTCGGGGCTCCAGCGGGCATCGTTGCCGCGACAGGGATAGCGCTGCAGGAGCTCGAGGATGCCGATCTCCTGCAGCTCCGGAGTGGCGGAGGGATCGCGCACGAGCACGGTGTCGGGATCGGTGGCGTTGTCGATCAGCTTCTGGTTGTCGCTGCGATCGTCGCCATCCTCCAGCTCCTGCCAATCCAAGAGATTCAGCGCCCTCTCCTGCACGGCCTGCACATCGACCACAGGAACCTGCCGTGCGGCGCTCCCTTGGCTGGGATCGTCGGCCAGGTGCAGCAAGCCATCAGCCGCTCTGCAGATCTGCTGCAGCGACAGCGATGAACCCAGGGCGGCCATCACACACTCAGCCAGCTCATCGAGGGAGAGATCAGGACCGTCCTCTGCCCTACGGACCTGGTCGATGGCCTCCCACAGCAGCAGCTCGCTGGAGGTGGTGACGGGTTCCACGGCGTGGCCAGCGCTGGTTCACGGCCATCGTGGCTGAGCTGGTCAGCACTGCCACCTCGATGGCGCTCAGCCGGAGCGTCCGGGGGCTTGACAGTCCATAGGAGTGTCTTGTGTTTGGAGGCATTGGCCTTCACCTTGGTGCCATCCAGCGCCACCTGTCCCAGGCTCACCATGCCGGCCTTCTGGCACAGGCGCAGGATCTGCACAAACAGCTCCTCCAGGGCTCCAAGATGGCGGCGGCGGAAGTCGCTGATGCGGCTGTGGTCCGGCTGCTGGTTGCCGGTCAGCACCCGGAAAGCCGCATCCTCATGGCAGGCCCGCTCGATCTTGCGAGACGAGGCCATGCCGATGCAGTAGGCATACAGCAACAGCAGCGTCAGCATCCTGGGGTCATACCCCTTCTCACCGCGGGCATCCTTCTGCCGGGCGGGAGACATGATCAGCGCAAAGTCCAGTTCCTCCACCAGCTCCAGCAGGAAGAACACCAGGTGATCGCTCGGCAGCCAGTCGATTGGCGACGGCGGCATCAAGCTGGTCTGTCCCGGAGTCCAGGGCCGGAAGGTCTTGGGCTTGCTCATACCCCATCTTATCGGCCAGATCCATTGCAGCCAATGAGATCTGGGCAGATTCAGGGGCGTCTGTGGAGCATGCGGGCGGTGATCTATGCGCGACAGGCTCCTAGCCGGGCCTGCGGTTTGCTGTATATTCAATCCATGGCTGCCTTCGGGAGGTCAAGGGTCAGACGGCTGGTGTTAATCAGGTCGGCCCATTATGCAAATGATGCATAGTTGCGTCATTCGCATAAGTTTTTGCGTTATCTTTGTCTCTCCAACTCTGAAATTCAGTGGTGCTGCTGCTGGTCACGGGAGTGCGCCAGTTCCGGCGGATGGAGCAGCGATTTGCGGATGTGATCTGACTGCACCATCAACTGGACTTCATGACATGGCCCGCCGTCAGGCCCTCGCTGACCTTCTTTCACGACCTCGATTGGCCATCCCCCATGGCCCAGGCGCCGCCGCTGTCCATCGCAAGGCAGAACTGCCTTACAGTTAGGCCAAGGACACTCTTTCGCCATGGCGACCCGTCAGGCTTCATCTCGTGGTGCATCACTCACGGTCACCAGCAAGGGCCAGGTGACCTTGCGCAAGGAGCTACTCGCCCATCTCGGCGTTGAGCCCGGCCAGCGGATTGATGTGGAGGTGCTGCCCGGTGGGCGATTGGAGCTCCATGCCGAACAGGCGACCGGCACGATCGATGGTTTTATCGGTCTGCTGGCTGGGCGCAGCAGCCATCGGGCCAGCTTGCGGGAGCTCCAGGACGCCATGACGGCTGGTTGGGCTGGCCGGTGAAGATCACGGCCGATACCAACGTCCTGGTACGCGCGCTGGTGCAGGACGATCCAGACCAAGCCAGTGCCGCGAGCGCCCTGCTGGAGCGGGCGGAATTGGTGGCGATCCCCCTCCCTGTGCTGTGCGAATTGGTGTGGGTGCTGCGGCGGATGTATCGCTTCAGCACCTGCGACTGCATCGGCGCCATCGAAGCGCTGCTGGCCAGCGAAAGTGTGCGGACTGATCGCCCAGCTGTGCGTGCCGGGATGCAGCTTATGGCGGCCGGCGGCGACTTTGCCGATGGCGTGATCGCTTACGGCGGACGCCAGCTGGGCGGCCAGCAGCTCGTCACGTTTGACCGAGACGCAGCACGGCTCCTGGCAGCAGCCGGTGAGCCGGTGCTTCTTCTTTGATCTCTTTCGTTGTGGTGATCCGGCAGGTCTCGATCTCAACCGGGGTGGCAGCCGGGCTCGGGTGTTCGACGGTCTGGATCGAACCCGTGTTTGTGTTCACCGGCACGCTGCTGAGCCTGGTGCTCGCCGGCACGGCTGTGGGCGGCTCAGCGGTTCTGCTGCTGCTGGTGTGGATGGTGGACCGGCTGGCGATGCCGATCCTGATCGAGCGCATGAGTGCCTGATTGCCTTAACATGAACAATTCATCGTGGCTGCCCGAAACCATCCAGAACTCCCCGCAGAGCGAGCCACAGAGCGGATAGCGGTGTTCATGACACCTACAGAAAAGGCTGTCTACGCCCACGACAGCGCCCATGCCGACACCCGTGCACTCGCTGAAGAGGAAGCACTGGAAGCCGCTCTGAAGCAGCTGGAACTCAGCACCAGCCGCACAGAACGGATCCTGGATGCGGCCTTGGCTGAAGTGCGAGCTGCTTTGAGCCCACAGGCCGCGTGATTCGCCCGGAAGCCTTGCTCGACGTCCAGGCGCCGGACGATCTGAACGCCAGGCTTGCCGTCACCCCTCCCGCTGTCATCCAAGGGCCAACTGGTCATTCCGGCACGGTTGCGGCTTCTGTTGGGGCTCCAGCCCGGCGACCGGCTGGCGTTGAGCCTGGAGCAGATGGACCCGGCGCTGTACGCCAAGCCATGAGCTTGCCCGTGGCGTTCGACACCAGGGTCTGCTGGCCATTCGCCATCTCCATCTGGAGCAGGAAGAGCTCGTGAAACGAGGCACCTCGCTCGCAGCGAGGACTGTGGGGCGAGGAGACCTTCATGGCGCGGACTCGATACCCCGTGACGCTGGATGGCGACGCTCTTTTGCGTGACGCCCTCGCAGACGACGAGACGTTCTGAAGTGGCGACTGCTCTCTGGCACTTGCAGCGGGCCGGCCGGGTGCTCCCCTGACCTGTTGACCATGCCATGACCATCCTGGTGACCGGCGGAGCCGGCTACATCGGCAGCCACACGGTGCGGGCCTTGCAACGGCAAGGCTTCTCCGTGGTGGTGCTCGACAACCTGGTGTACGGCCATGCCGACATCGTTGAGATCCTGGGGGTTCCCCTGGTGCAGGGCCAGGTGGGCGATCGGCCTCTGCTGGACCAGCTCCTGAGCGGAGACCATCCGGCCTGTGCTGGCGAGCCGATGGAGGCGGTGCTGCACTTTGCCGCTTACGCCTATGTGGGCGAGAGCGTGGCGGATCCGGCCAGGTATTACCGCAACAACCTGGGCGATTCACTCACTTTGCTGGAGGCTCTGCTGGCGGAGGGTCAGCGCCGTGGTGAGGCGCCGGTGCCGATTGTTTTTTCGAGCACCTGTGCCACCTACGGCATCCCGCAGCCCGACCAGATCCCGATTCGGGAGAGTTGCCCGCAGCGGCCGATCAACCCCTATGGCCGCAGCAAGCAGATGGTGGAGCAGCTGCTGGCGGATTTCGGCGAGGCCTACGGGCTGCCGAGCGTGATCTTCCGTTATTTCAATGCCGCCGGCGCCGATCCGGCCGGTGATCTGGGCGAAGACCATACGCCCGAAACCCACTTGATCCCGCTGGTGCTGGATGCGATCAGCGGCCGCCTCGCTGAGCTGCAGATCTATGGAGACGACTACCCCACCCCGGATGGCACCTGCATCCGTGATTACATCCATGTGTGTGATCTCGCCGATGCCCACGTTCTGGGGCTGCAACGGCTTCTGGCAGACAAGGGGCGGCACATCTACAACCTGGGCACTGGCACGGGTGCCTCGGTGCAGCAGGTGATTGATGCCGCGAAGGCCACCACCCAGCGGGGGCTGCTGACCCAGGTGGCACCACGCCGCCCCGGCGATCCACCTGTGCTGGTGGCGTCAGCTGAAAAAGCACAGATCGAGCTGGGC
Coding sequences within it:
- a CDS encoding polysaccharide biosynthesis tyrosine autokinase is translated as MTNLTSRGTSPTLSIPQGFPLVPLGESLVDNGREALNLREIFAALRRRHRLVLLTSAMVFLIAAGLSVRQRLLFPVFEGSFDLLITDPVSNENDQSSGRDLGTASTFQALALNTTSNDTPTLIEVLRSPLLLKELAERRGLSTQSLGQRISVTNGGSGTRDRSNVAQGVLRVTLRGGDPAQDQTLLEELANRYMQYSLDQRQEQLQEGLRFLDLQAPALQSTADRLQAERAAFRVRHDLIEPTAEGEAIKQEMLTLQAHGRSLEDQRNRLLKASQAIRNGTLTAQGFQEAIGAGGSGDSNGSMSSSTSSGSSGNGLSVAASSQPWLDQLQQLDQELAEARARFTPQSDRVQGLQARREGLNRKVRSSQLEAVDAALALNRQASVANQSQLAALTGTFRRQPQLIREYEELEQRLQLALDNLSGLSSTRSTFRLELAQRTVPWRVIAPARMNPVPVEPSLSKGLLQAALLAAAAGAGVGVLRDRLDHVYRSPAEVKETLQEPLLAHIPHIPLFRGVREDSHFMLEEIVPASATGSAASPSAAAAPAAKGAADSKQLGYQRFFYQEAFRNLFTSLRFLNTDQPLRSLALTSSLPAEGKSLVNVLLAKTLAELGQRVLLVDADLRKPQLHTRLGLDNLLGLSHLLTGDTADWSSLLQPVPGHDNWQVITAGRRPPDPARLLSSARMRQLITDLAASDRFDLILYDTPPVLGLADAALVAEHLDGLLLLVSLEKVDRDLPREAMARIRSAGVPLLGLVTNAVKQRSEAGSRYGYGYGRYGYGRYGYGGYDTLTAAAYYGAAASAAEGEEGEATSRSTQRAPGRSLRRVGQRLISWIDR
- a CDS encoding polysaccharide biosynthesis/export family protein, giving the protein MGHFLQFLPRPVRGIALALAIATGLSHPDSVLAQAADRLEQPAPQANLQDDAYILGPGDGLELKLFDVPDLSGPLDVLNDGTVSLPLVGSARVVGLTLSQAHQWLLTLYRAQLQRPELQLQVVRPRPLRIAVVGEVERPGVYTLTTSETSQTEGAPAAISGLPTVVDAIQKAGGITLHADLRQVALQRRLPGETPSFKRASLNLMDLLMAGDLLQNPLLFDGDTIRVPKAQEPVPESIELAATNLSPQQINVNVIGEVKSPGRIPLPANTPLVQAVLAAGGLETWRGKKSDIQLVRLNRNGTATRERFNLDLSQGASNPKNPPLRDNDTVIVSRSSLAVLSDAIGAVSTPVSGLVNVWSLFRLISDTNN
- a CDS encoding dual specificity protein phosphatase → MGPITGRFRLTWALREELAIGPGPWADRHLLRLRQEGIRGVLSLCAWEELPPPAGLREQFHTRRVVLPDHRSGRWPRPEELEQALAALADLAELGPVFVHCVAARERSPLVCLAWLMRHRGLSLQQGLDYLLQVHPGTSPLPQQLRALTGLFEA
- a CDS encoding transposase, with amino-acid sequence MLKSEEQLEQEIRELLRKAEILDAQEDGRYGKGKRGSDLPEALSRREDRLERIRQARRELEAETAAAAARERQEQAAAAAKAAEEGPEQQRQECSKTADRVVEKAAAAKDLAIAKANEAGLGPPDLEPLAADQMPHRGLAHKACGTPTKGSQRNHRCAEGCAYTDPASHIMKSDGNWIQGYNCQAAVDGDYQVIVAIGVSNQPPDVEHLEPLLERTIANTAQLPKTLIADAGYWSEANAEACAARGVDPHIATGREKHGQPPAPTRGPIPKNLDAKGRMNRKLRCKKGREIYARRKTIVEPVFGQTKECRGLRRFLLRGLDNVNGEWALWCLTHNINKLFRFKAALAA
- a CDS encoding IS110 family transposase; this encodes MSAATAHAPEISTGHDVVVGIDTHKLTHMAVALGANGGWLGSLKLDAKRSGYQELIRWAAAFGSNPVFAVEGTGCYGAGLCRALQAAGMAVVEVNRPDRSTRRRIGKDDTIDAEAAARACIAGTASVIPKAGDALVEMIRMLKVAKDSATANRTAALNQLHAIVVTAPAALRERLQRLKRKELLESCTGLRSGEITTPQAAAKMTLRILARRIQQLDEELKETVTQLDRLTMQLCPELRNTYGVGVDISATLVVAVGDNQERMKSEASFAALCGVNPLPASSGKVVRHRLNRSGNRQANCALHRIVICRLQRHQQTREYVERRTAEGRSMKEIIRCLKRFVAREVFGILRGGPAVRTATA
- a CDS encoding transposase, whose product is MPPSPIDWLPSDHLVFFLLELVEELDFALIMSPARQKDARGEKGYDPRMLTLLLLYAYCIGMASSRKIERACHEDAAFRVLTGNQQPDHSRISDFRRRHLGALEELFVQILRLCQKAGMVSLGQVALDGTKVKANASKHKTLLWTVKPPDAPAERHRGGSADQLSHDGREPALATPWNPSPPPASCCCGRPSTRSVGQRTVLISPSMSWLSV
- a CDS encoding AbrB/MazE/SpoVT family DNA-binding domain-containing protein, with the translated sequence MTLRKELLAHLGVEPGQRIDVEVLPGGRLELHAEQATGTIDGFIGLLAGRSSHRASLRELQDAMTAGWAGR
- a CDS encoding type II toxin-antitoxin system VapC family toxin, producing MKITADTNVLVRALVQDDPDQASAASALLERAELVAIPLPVLCELVWVLRRMYRFSTCDCIGAIEALLASESVRTDRPAVRAGMQLMAAGGDFADGVIAYGGRQLGGQQLVTFDRDAARLLAAAGEPVLLL
- a CDS encoding AbrB/MazE/SpoVT family DNA-binding domain-containing protein → MPSPLPLSSKGQLVIPARLRLLLGLQPGDRLALSLEQMDPALYAKP